One segment of Solanum lycopersicum chromosome 1, SLM_r2.1 DNA contains the following:
- the LOC101245586 gene encoding alpha amylase inhibitor/lipid-transfer/seed storage superfamily protein precursor: MIDARVISFLILLNLVFFTCVSSHNIPCPPTPTKAPSKCPKDTLKFGICGDWLGLVHEVIGAKPSSKCCALLEGIADVEAALCLCTAINANVLGVLKLKVPIAISVVLNSCGKKVPKGFKCA, encoded by the coding sequence ATGATTGATGCTAGGgtaatttcttttcttattttgttgaaTTTAGTGTTTTTCACTTGTGTTTCATCTCATAATATACCATGCCCTCCAACACCAACAAAAGCACCATCCAAGTGCCCTAAAGATACCCTAAAGTTTGGTATTTGTGGAGATTGGCTTGGGTTGGTTCATGAAGTCATTGGAGCAAAACCAAGTAGCAAATGTTGTGCTCTATTAGAAGGAATAGCAGATGTTGAAGCTGCTTTATGCCTATGTACTGCCATAAATGCCAATGTTTTGGGTGTACTTAAGCTTAAAGTTCCTATTGCCATCAGTGTGGTTCTGAATTCTTGTGGAAAGAAAGTGCCAAAAGGCTTTAAATGTGCTTAG